From the Candidatus Binatia bacterium genome, one window contains:
- a CDS encoding aldehyde dehydrogenase, which translates to MQSFDRLFIGGQWVEPAGRETIAVISPHTEEVIARVPAAEKADIDRAVAAARAAFDRGEWPRMSARERANFMERLLRLLQENQEALAQLITQEMGSPISFSRLGQTLASNMVLEFYVGLARSFAFEELREGMMGPVVVRREPVGVAACIVPWNVPLFTTMLKLAPALAAGATVVLKPAPETPVDGLVLAELIQQAEFPPGVVNVVPAGREVGEYLVCHPGVDKVAFTGSTAAGRRIASLCGERLKRCTLELGGKSAAIILDDADLSQTVAGLVPAILMNNGQACVAQTRVLASKRRYAEVVDALAQAFQAVPVGDPLDPATVVGPLVSACQRDRVEGYIRVGKEEGAQIVCGGGRPKGLSQGWYVEPTVFAQVNNRMRIAQEEIFGPVVAVIPYETEEEAIRIANDSDYGLSGTVWTSDVQHGVDIARQVRTGTYTVNGFALEFRAPFGGFKASGIGRELGPEGLLGYLEAKSISVPYGTQVNLRN; encoded by the coding sequence CTGCAGAGTTTCGATCGATTGTTCATCGGCGGCCAGTGGGTAGAGCCAGCAGGCAGAGAGACGATTGCCGTCATCTCGCCCCACACCGAGGAAGTGATTGCGCGCGTCCCGGCAGCGGAGAAAGCAGATATCGACCGAGCCGTTGCGGCGGCCCGTGCAGCGTTCGACCGCGGCGAGTGGCCACGGATGAGCGCCCGTGAGCGGGCCAACTTCATGGAGCGGCTGTTACGCCTACTGCAAGAAAACCAGGAAGCCCTTGCCCAACTCATCACGCAAGAAATGGGTTCGCCCATTAGCTTCTCCCGCCTCGGTCAAACCTTGGCCAGTAACATGGTGTTGGAGTTTTACGTCGGCCTTGCCCGCAGTTTTGCGTTCGAGGAGCTGCGCGAGGGGATGATGGGTCCGGTGGTCGTGCGCCGCGAGCCTGTGGGCGTTGCTGCTTGTATCGTCCCTTGGAACGTTCCGTTGTTCACCACGATGCTGAAGCTTGCCCCTGCTCTCGCTGCCGGAGCCACGGTGGTGCTCAAGCCCGCGCCGGAAACTCCGGTGGACGGGCTGGTGTTGGCAGAATTGATCCAGCAGGCCGAATTCCCACCCGGGGTTGTGAACGTCGTTCCCGCAGGGCGCGAGGTTGGGGAATACCTGGTTTGCCATCCCGGGGTGGACAAGGTCGCGTTCACCGGGAGTACCGCGGCCGGTCGGCGCATTGCCTCACTTTGTGGAGAGCGGCTGAAACGTTGCACGCTCGAACTCGGCGGCAAATCGGCGGCAATTATTCTCGACGACGCAGATCTTTCGCAGACGGTTGCCGGACTCGTCCCCGCCATCTTGATGAACAATGGCCAAGCCTGTGTGGCCCAAACGCGCGTCCTTGCTTCTAAGCGGCGTTACGCGGAGGTGGTCGACGCACTGGCGCAAGCATTTCAGGCGGTGCCTGTGGGCGACCCGCTCGATCCGGCAACCGTGGTCGGGCCGCTTGTGTCTGCGTGCCAGCGCGACCGGGTGGAAGGATACATCCGCGTAGGGAAGGAAGAGGGCGCGCAAATTGTCTGCGGTGGAGGGCGGCCCAAAGGATTATCGCAGGGTTGGTACGTGGAGCCGACTGTGTTCGCTCAGGTCAACAACCGGATGCGCATTGCGCAGGAAGAAATTTTCGGTCCGGTGGTGGCGGTGATTCCCTACGAAACTGAGGAAGAGGCAATTCGCATTGCCAACGACTCCGACTACGGCCTCTCGGGTACGGTGTGGACCAGTGATGTTCAGCACGGTGTTGATATCGCTCGTCAGGTGCGCACCGGCACCTACACGGTGAACGGCTTTGCCCTCGAGTTTCGTGCGCCCTTCGGTGGTTTCAAAGCCAGCGGAATCGGCCGAGAGCTCGGCCCCGAAGGCCTCCTCGGGTACCTCGAAGCGAAGTCCATCAGCGTTCCTTACGGAACACAGGTGAATTTGCGCAACTAA
- a CDS encoding phosphotransferase family protein — MPAPRRDLSVVQAALTDWLRPKFPQWPSLSVANLRGPTETGYSSDTLLFDVLDSSNPPAARTLVAKLHPQGLTVFPKYDLEQQYRLLAFLGRFPDVRVPKVLWLETDERILGGPFYVMEFVEGRVPSDNPPYHTTGWLLELTDQERRQLWESGIASMAAVHRIPWQELAGTVFRETPPGKTYLELQLEDYKEFIDWGLERDRYPLLARAEAWLREHRPSEEQVALCWGDARFGNQLFHKGHCVALLDWEMARLGDPVQDVAWWWAIDRCFSEGLGLPRLSGLPERAETISLWEEHSGFSAQHFDYYEVLALYKFTAIMARVIRQLCHYEVFPADTTMDRENLASVVLERELASRGA; from the coding sequence ATGCCCGCTCCAAGGCGAGATCTCTCGGTTGTGCAAGCTGCGTTAACGGACTGGCTCCGGCCTAAGTTTCCACAGTGGCCGTCGCTTTCGGTTGCCAACCTACGCGGCCCCACGGAAACTGGCTACTCGAGCGACACCTTACTCTTCGACGTCTTGGACTCGAGCAACCCGCCCGCAGCACGTACGCTCGTTGCTAAGCTGCATCCACAGGGCCTTACAGTTTTCCCGAAGTATGACTTGGAGCAACAATATCGATTGCTTGCTTTCCTCGGGCGCTTTCCTGATGTGCGTGTGCCAAAGGTGTTGTGGCTGGAGACGGACGAGCGCATCCTCGGTGGGCCGTTTTACGTGATGGAGTTCGTGGAAGGGCGGGTACCGAGCGACAATCCCCCATACCACACTACCGGTTGGCTGCTCGAGCTAACGGATCAAGAGAGGCGGCAGTTATGGGAATCGGGAATCGCCAGCATGGCTGCGGTTCATCGGATACCTTGGCAGGAGCTTGCTGGCACCGTGTTTAGAGAGACGCCGCCGGGGAAAACCTATCTCGAGCTACAACTGGAAGACTACAAGGAGTTCATTGACTGGGGCTTGGAGCGAGATCGCTACCCGTTGCTCGCTCGAGCCGAAGCATGGCTCAGGGAGCACCGCCCGAGCGAGGAACAAGTCGCTCTCTGCTGGGGCGATGCGCGCTTCGGCAATCAGTTGTTTCATAAAGGGCACTGTGTTGCGCTGCTCGACTGGGAAATGGCGCGCCTGGGCGACCCGGTGCAGGACGTCGCTTGGTGGTGGGCCATCGATCGCTGCTTTAGCGAAGGCCTGGGACTACCGAGACTGAGTGGCTTACCGGAGCGTGCGGAAACCATTTCCCTGTGGGAGGAACACTCGGGATTTTCTGCTCAGCACTTCGACTACTATGAGGTCCTTGCATTGTACAAGTTTACCGCAATCATGGCTCGGGTGATTCGCCAGCTTTGCCATTACGAAGTATTCCCCGCGGATACGACGATGGACCGCGAGAACCTCGCTTCCGTGGTGCTCGAGCGCGAACTCGCCTCACGCGGTGCGTAG
- the mutS gene encoding DNA mismatch repair protein MutS, with protein MERAQPKLTPMMEQYLRLKAEYPDALLFFRLGDFYELFFDDAERAAPILDVALTTRSRKDEVPIPMCGVPHFAAQSYIAKLLAAGFKVAICEQMEDPATAKGLVERAVVRVVTPGTVTEEECLEPRLPNYLVALSLDAAGGAAVIAADVSTGEMQCFRAADRAGLWDVLFRLDPREVLLSEAHSEFAQELSGRLPRALVSREAESTFDPQQAATWLVQHAADLSSWHREFLAPLGALLSYLRKTHRSELGHLRPPASGELPAVLYLDRATQRNLELVTNLRGEARGSLLWVLDQTHTAMGSRLLRRWLLAPLTDLRQIGARLDAVEELLDKGTWRRDLERELASLGDLERLNARLAVRRVSPRDLAHLRRALQRVEQLKSELHQSRSLLLRQCGEQIDPMTELRARLEQAIVEEPPQQLHQGPVIRPGFDQLIDELRNLAQSGRQILAELESRERARTGIASLKVRYNNVFGYYIEVTKPNLHLVPSEYQRKQTTANAERFVTPELQDYEHRILGAEERLRAHEAQIFAQLVDEAAAAQERLARSAGALATLDVLCALAAVAERHGYVRPRLHQGRSIRIRDGRHPVVEAMSGRAGFVPNDTMLDPDETQIVTLTGPNMAGKSTYLRQVALIVLLAQMGSFVPASEAEIGIVDRLFTRVGASDNLAEGESTFMVEMKETAGILRHLTPRSLVVLDEIGRGTSTFDGISIAWAVAEFLHESSQRPLVLFATHYHELTDLARLHPRISNFSVAVREWKGEVIFLRRVVPGAASRSYGIEVARLAGVPDAVVERAKEILSNLEQGELDAAGRPRLARGKGSAGRELQMTLFAPPPDRWREELAQIDVERLTPIEAMLRLHALVERARRSD; from the coding sequence ATGGAGCGTGCTCAGCCTAAGCTCACGCCGATGATGGAGCAGTATCTGCGGCTGAAGGCAGAGTATCCGGATGCCTTGCTGTTTTTTCGCTTAGGGGATTTTTACGAGCTGTTTTTCGACGATGCGGAACGTGCTGCCCCGATCCTCGACGTGGCTCTGACCACCCGGAGCCGCAAGGATGAAGTGCCGATTCCCATGTGCGGCGTTCCGCACTTCGCTGCACAAAGCTACATCGCCAAGCTGCTCGCCGCTGGGTTTAAGGTGGCCATTTGCGAGCAAATGGAAGACCCGGCCACGGCGAAGGGCTTGGTCGAGCGCGCCGTGGTGCGGGTGGTCACTCCGGGCACCGTCACGGAAGAGGAATGCCTCGAGCCGCGGCTACCGAATTACTTGGTCGCCCTGAGCCTCGACGCGGCAGGCGGTGCGGCAGTGATCGCCGCCGATGTCTCGACGGGCGAAATGCAATGCTTCCGCGCCGCGGACCGGGCAGGGCTGTGGGATGTTCTCTTTCGTTTGGATCCGCGGGAAGTTCTGCTGTCCGAAGCTCACTCCGAGTTCGCGCAAGAGCTCAGCGGCCGGCTGCCGAGAGCCCTAGTAAGCCGCGAGGCCGAAAGCACTTTCGACCCGCAGCAAGCTGCAACTTGGTTGGTGCAGCATGCCGCCGACCTTTCTTCGTGGCACAGGGAATTTCTCGCACCACTGGGAGCGCTCCTTTCTTACTTGCGAAAGACTCATCGTTCCGAACTTGGGCACTTACGACCGCCGGCGTCGGGAGAGCTGCCTGCGGTGCTGTACCTCGATCGGGCCACCCAGCGGAACTTGGAACTCGTCACGAATTTGCGCGGTGAGGCTCGCGGCTCGCTCTTGTGGGTGCTGGACCAGACCCATACTGCCATGGGGAGCCGGCTTCTACGCCGCTGGCTGCTAGCGCCGCTTACGGACCTCAGGCAAATCGGCGCACGGCTCGACGCAGTGGAAGAGCTCCTCGACAAGGGAACGTGGCGTCGGGATCTCGAACGAGAGCTGGCGAGCCTGGGAGACCTGGAGCGGCTTAACGCGCGTCTGGCTGTGCGTCGGGTCAGCCCGCGCGACCTTGCTCACCTGCGGCGCGCCTTGCAGCGCGTCGAGCAACTCAAGTCGGAATTGCATCAGAGCCGGAGCCTTTTGCTGCGCCAGTGCGGGGAACAGATCGATCCGATGACCGAGTTACGGGCGCGTTTGGAACAAGCGATCGTGGAGGAACCGCCGCAGCAACTCCATCAGGGACCGGTGATTCGACCCGGGTTCGACCAACTGATCGATGAACTTCGAAACCTAGCGCAGAGCGGACGGCAAATTTTGGCTGAACTCGAAAGCCGCGAACGCGCACGCACGGGGATCGCCTCGCTCAAAGTCCGGTACAACAACGTGTTCGGCTATTACATCGAAGTCACTAAGCCGAACCTGCATTTGGTTCCTTCCGAGTACCAGCGCAAGCAAACCACAGCCAACGCGGAACGATTCGTCACTCCGGAGCTGCAGGATTACGAACACCGCATCCTCGGAGCGGAGGAACGCTTGCGTGCGCACGAAGCGCAGATCTTTGCACAACTGGTCGACGAAGCGGCTGCAGCCCAGGAACGATTGGCGCGTTCGGCCGGGGCCTTGGCGACACTGGATGTGCTGTGTGCCTTAGCTGCGGTGGCCGAACGGCATGGGTACGTGCGGCCGCGGCTCCATCAAGGGCGCTCGATCCGAATCCGGGATGGTCGCCATCCGGTTGTGGAAGCCATGAGCGGCCGCGCGGGCTTTGTGCCGAACGATACCATGCTCGATCCAGACGAGACGCAAATCGTGACCCTCACGGGACCGAACATGGCGGGCAAGTCGACGTACCTCCGCCAGGTCGCCTTGATTGTGTTGCTGGCCCAGATGGGCAGTTTTGTTCCCGCGTCGGAGGCGGAAATCGGCATTGTCGATCGTCTCTTCACGCGCGTCGGTGCTTCCGACAATCTCGCCGAAGGGGAGTCGACCTTCATGGTCGAGATGAAGGAAACGGCCGGTATTCTCCGCCATCTAACGCCACGGAGCCTGGTGGTGTTGGATGAGATCGGCCGCGGGACCAGCACCTTCGATGGTATTTCCATTGCGTGGGCGGTCGCTGAGTTCTTGCACGAGTCTTCCCAGCGGCCCTTGGTCTTGTTTGCTACGCACTACCACGAGTTGACGGATCTGGCCCGTTTGCACCCGCGGATCAGCAATTTTTCGGTGGCCGTACGCGAGTGGAAGGGCGAAGTAATCTTCTTGCGCCGTGTGGTGCCAGGTGCAGCCTCGCGCAGTTATGGCATCGAAGTGGCGCGCTTGGCTGGGGTGCCGGACGCGGTTGTCGAGCGGGCCAAAGAGATACTGAGTAACTTGGAACAGGGAGAACTCGATGCCGCCGGCAGGCCGCGCCTGGCTCGGGGCAAGGGGAGTGCTGGCCGGGAGTTGCAAATGACGCTGTTTGCGCCTCCACCGGACCGTTGGCGCGAAGAGCTTGCGCAAATCGACGTGGAGCGCTTGACGCCAATCGAGGCGATGTTGCGGCTGCACGCACTGGTGGAGCGAGCCCGTCGTTCCGACTGA
- the glnD gene encoding [protein-PII] uridylyltransferase, protein MSSGAAASPMVTLSLEGDWGRAAREYLETTRERLFTWHCEGASGAAVVQAYTAAVDGLIQVLFDASANEAQQRFPLLNQSFCLVAQGGYGRGELNPYSDLDLLFLYPHKSEPFIEYVAERILYTLWDARLTVGNALRNVRECLRLAASDFKVKTALLDARLVCGDRPLYEEFAARMEKEVLNRDVERFFENVLAEITVRHHRYGDSVYLLEPQIKEGQGGLRELHAALWLAKVKYKTNRLGELVQKGILTERERAEVESARDFLFRVRNSLHFLARGHQDQLTFEYQERIAALLGFEDTPQMKGVEYFMRAYYMAATTLDRFAADMIERCVRQPRSYLSFFRPRIRRIRPGVTIAQGLLSITGPEMLQADPSNLVRVFLDAQRHEVKISRATKRVLREHLHLLDDQWRSHPSTVEAFFQILRGKNVAETLREMHQAGVLGAFLPEFGALTCMVLHDVYHIYTVDEHSLRAVQELEWLRAGKYRDSVPLLTHVMRDIDRVDLLLLGMLLHDIGKGRGGGHSERGAAMCDGIAARLRLNPDEAAQVKFLVAQHLNMAHLAQRRDIHDPRLIIDFARRVETLDNLKRLYLLTFADMRAVGPKIWNSWHDMLLAELYLRTAEVFEREAFIEEDYRERAARVRERVAAASTVPEVIRERFLRGMPDRYFLSTAEETILHHLELYRDYHDGEVVCSVRHFRERAFSEWTVVTADRPGLFSMITGVLLAEGMNILTANIHTSAGGVAVDVFRISHGENPDTVLAPERWERVEANLRRVLQGTLDVEELVARARPQLRLARRYTPKVPTQIEVDNQVSEHYTVLDVYTHDRVGLLFTITNTLYHLGLSIHLAKITTNVDQVLDVFYVTDSTGQKILDPERIEHVRTVLYERLAENGGEANGAAVAAAGGA, encoded by the coding sequence ATGAGTTCGGGCGCCGCGGCTTCGCCCATGGTGACGCTCTCGTTGGAGGGCGACTGGGGCCGCGCCGCTCGGGAATATCTCGAGACAACCAGGGAGCGCTTGTTCACCTGGCACTGCGAAGGAGCGAGCGGCGCAGCCGTTGTGCAAGCGTACACGGCAGCAGTGGATGGGCTGATCCAAGTCCTGTTCGATGCCTCGGCCAACGAGGCGCAGCAGCGGTTTCCTTTGTTGAACCAGTCGTTTTGCCTGGTCGCTCAAGGAGGGTATGGTCGCGGCGAACTCAACCCCTACTCTGACTTGGACCTGCTGTTTTTGTACCCGCACAAGAGCGAGCCATTTATCGAGTACGTGGCGGAGCGCATTCTCTACACGCTGTGGGATGCCCGCCTGACCGTGGGAAATGCGTTGCGCAACGTGCGTGAATGCCTGCGGCTTGCGGCGAGCGATTTCAAGGTCAAAACCGCATTGCTCGATGCCCGACTCGTGTGCGGAGATCGGCCCCTGTACGAGGAGTTTGCCGCGCGTATGGAGAAAGAGGTGTTGAACCGCGACGTGGAACGCTTTTTCGAAAACGTTCTCGCGGAAATTACGGTGCGCCACCATCGTTATGGCGACTCCGTCTACCTCTTGGAGCCGCAAATCAAAGAGGGGCAGGGAGGTCTCCGCGAGTTACATGCAGCGCTGTGGCTGGCCAAAGTGAAGTACAAGACGAACCGCCTCGGTGAGTTGGTGCAAAAGGGGATTTTGACCGAGCGCGAACGAGCGGAGGTCGAGAGCGCGCGCGACTTCCTCTTCCGCGTGCGCAACTCGCTGCACTTTCTCGCTCGGGGCCACCAAGATCAACTCACCTTCGAATACCAAGAACGGATTGCGGCCTTGTTGGGCTTCGAGGATACCCCGCAGATGAAAGGGGTCGAGTACTTCATGCGGGCCTACTATATGGCGGCGACGACGTTGGACCGCTTTGCGGCCGACATGATTGAACGCTGCGTGCGGCAGCCGCGGTCGTACCTGTCGTTTTTCCGGCCGCGGATTCGGCGGATCCGCCCTGGCGTGACGATTGCGCAAGGTTTGTTGAGCATCACCGGCCCGGAGATGCTGCAGGCGGACCCGAGTAATTTGGTGCGTGTCTTTCTGGATGCGCAAAGACATGAAGTGAAGATCTCCAGGGCCACCAAGCGGGTTTTGCGCGAACACCTCCACTTGCTCGACGATCAGTGGCGAAGCCACCCGAGCACCGTGGAAGCCTTTTTCCAGATTCTGCGCGGAAAGAACGTGGCGGAAACTTTGCGAGAAATGCATCAGGCAGGTGTTTTGGGTGCGTTCCTGCCCGAATTTGGTGCCTTGACCTGTATGGTCTTGCACGACGTGTATCACATTTACACCGTCGACGAGCATTCGCTCCGCGCGGTTCAAGAACTCGAGTGGCTACGGGCAGGCAAGTATCGCGACTCGGTGCCCTTGCTCACCCACGTGATGCGGGACATCGATCGCGTGGACTTGCTCCTCCTCGGCATGCTGCTGCATGACATCGGTAAGGGCCGGGGTGGGGGCCATTCGGAACGAGGAGCTGCGATGTGCGACGGCATCGCCGCTCGCTTGCGCTTGAACCCCGACGAGGCTGCCCAAGTGAAGTTCCTGGTGGCCCAACACTTGAACATGGCGCACCTGGCCCAACGGCGGGATATTCACGACCCGCGGCTCATTATTGATTTCGCACGCCGGGTGGAAACGCTGGATAACCTCAAGCGTCTCTACCTTCTCACCTTTGCAGACATGCGCGCAGTCGGCCCGAAAATCTGGAACAGTTGGCACGACATGCTGCTTGCCGAGCTGTATCTCCGAACAGCAGAGGTGTTCGAGCGCGAGGCTTTCATCGAGGAAGATTACCGCGAGCGAGCGGCTCGCGTGCGCGAGCGGGTAGCGGCTGCCAGCACCGTTCCCGAGGTGATCCGCGAGCGATTCTTGAGAGGCATGCCGGATCGGTACTTCCTGTCGACGGCTGAAGAGACCATTTTGCACCATTTGGAACTGTACCGTGACTACCACGATGGCGAGGTGGTGTGCTCGGTGCGACACTTCCGCGAGCGCGCTTTTAGCGAGTGGACGGTGGTGACCGCTGATCGCCCCGGCCTCTTTTCGATGATCACCGGCGTGTTGCTGGCCGAAGGGATGAACATCCTCACCGCCAACATTCACACGAGTGCAGGTGGCGTGGCCGTCGATGTATTCCGAATCTCCCACGGCGAGAATCCGGACACTGTATTGGCGCCCGAACGGTGGGAGCGGGTCGAGGCGAACCTGCGCCGGGTGTTGCAGGGCACGCTCGACGTGGAGGAGCTGGTGGCACGAGCACGCCCGCAGTTGCGTTTGGCGCGCCGGTATACGCCGAAGGTCCCGACGCAAATCGAGGTCGATAACCAAGTGTCCGAGCACTACACGGTGCTCGATGTGTACACGCATGACCGCGTGGGCTTGCTGTTCACGATCACGAACACGCTGTACCACCTCGGCCTCTCGATCCACCTGGCGAAGATCACGACGAACGTGGACCAGGTGCTGGATGTGTTTTACGTCACCGACAGCACCGGCCAGAAGATTCTGGATCCGGAGCGAATCGAACATGTCCGCACCGTGCTTTACGAGCGGCTGGCGGAGAATGGCGGCGAGGCGAACGGAGCGGCGGTTGCTGCTGCGGGTGGCGCGTAA
- the xerD gene encoding site-specific tyrosine recombinase XerD — translation MAARRTERRLLLRVARNGLRTVSTKEEAKSSDWHLAIDRFLAHLALERGASQHTLDAYSRDLRDFVAHMMLRQTAEPGQLVAADISSFLQSLHQRQLSARTRARRLSAVRSFCRFLVLEGLLAQNPAEDVHPPRLPRTLPRSRSPEEILDLLRDDPGDDLLTRRDKTLVELVYAAGLRVSEAVNLRLPQVNLEAGFVVVSGKGGKQRVVPIGQYARERLQTYLREVRPHLVGSRPSAFLFVSRRGRPLRRRHVARRLERLARRAGLTGKLSPHMLRHSFATHLVERGADLRAVQGMLGHADISTTQIYTHVALEHLRSVHRKYHPRG, via the coding sequence ATGGCGGCGAGGCGAACGGAGCGGCGGTTGCTGCTGCGGGTGGCGCGTAACGGGCTTAGGACGGTGAGTACAAAAGAAGAGGCGAAGAGTTCCGATTGGCATTTGGCTATCGATCGCTTCTTGGCGCACTTGGCTCTCGAGCGCGGCGCTTCACAGCACACGCTTGACGCATATTCGCGCGATTTGCGAGACTTCGTTGCCCACATGATGCTCCGCCAAACTGCGGAGCCCGGGCAACTAGTGGCGGCGGACATCTCGAGCTTCCTCCAATCGTTGCACCAACGGCAGCTGAGCGCGCGGACGCGGGCGCGGCGTCTGTCGGCTGTTCGGAGCTTTTGCCGCTTTTTGGTTTTGGAGGGCCTGCTTGCACAAAACCCAGCGGAGGACGTTCACCCACCCCGACTGCCGCGAACCCTACCGCGCAGCCGGTCGCCGGAAGAAATCCTCGATTTATTACGCGACGATCCTGGCGACGATTTGTTGACCCGGCGGGACAAGACTCTGGTGGAACTCGTGTATGCGGCGGGTTTGCGCGTGTCCGAAGCGGTGAACTTGCGCTTGCCGCAGGTCAACCTGGAAGCTGGTTTCGTGGTGGTCAGCGGGAAGGGGGGCAAGCAGCGCGTCGTGCCCATCGGCCAGTACGCCCGCGAACGGCTGCAAACCTACTTGCGCGAAGTGCGCCCCCACCTCGTGGGAAGTAGGCCCAGTGCGTTCCTGTTCGTCAGTCGGCGGGGACGGCCACTACGCCGCCGCCATGTGGCTCGGCGGCTGGAACGGCTTGCGCGCCGTGCTGGCCTCACGGGCAAACTCAGTCCCCACATGTTGCGGCATTCATTTGCCACGCATTTGGTGGAGCGCGGGGCGGATTTGCGCGCCGTGCAAGGCATGCTCGGCCACGCCGACATCAGCACGACGCAAATTTACACCCATGTCGCGTTGGAACACCTGCGCTCCGTGCACCGCAAGTATCACCCGCGGGGTTGA
- a CDS encoding methylated-DNA--[protein]-cysteine S-methyltransferase → MRPGHRFETPALVSPNQESGFVLCSVPTNLGRFVLIVDETEHVHLAFWDEQRTIAERHWQRWYQGVPWPKRGRCAPVERAICAYFRGTIDSLHALQASPRGTEFQRRVWALLQKIPTGRPVSYGTLARWVKRPTAQRAVGRAVGSNPVALVLPCHRVIAADGNLGGYAGGVQRKQWLLMHESRHAVQPRG, encoded by the coding sequence GTGAGACCGGGCCACCGTTTCGAAACGCCGGCTCTGGTAAGCCCAAACCAAGAGAGCGGGTTTGTGCTTTGTTCGGTGCCGACGAATCTCGGTAGGTTCGTTCTCATCGTCGACGAAACGGAGCACGTCCACCTTGCCTTTTGGGACGAGCAGAGGACAATTGCAGAACGGCACTGGCAGCGTTGGTATCAAGGCGTTCCGTGGCCAAAGCGGGGGCGGTGCGCACCCGTCGAGCGAGCCATCTGCGCTTACTTCCGCGGCACCATCGACAGCCTTCACGCCTTGCAGGCAAGCCCTCGAGGAACGGAGTTCCAGCGCCGGGTTTGGGCGCTTCTCCAAAAAATCCCAACGGGAAGGCCGGTCAGTTACGGAACGCTAGCTCGGTGGGTGAAACGACCCACAGCACAGCGCGCTGTCGGTAGGGCCGTCGGCAGCAACCCGGTGGCGCTCGTTCTCCCCTGCCATCGAGTAATTGCCGCTGATGGAAACCTCGGCGGCTATGCCGGCGGCGTGCAAAGGAAACAGTGGCTTTTAATGCACGAGAGCCGCCACGCCGTTCAACCCCGCGGGTGA